The Infirmifilum lucidum DNA segment GCCGGTGTAGGCCGCGAGCCTAGCTACTTCGATAGCCGCCCTCCTAGCTACCTCGTAGTCTCCCTTAACGCCGTTGAGGTAGTTTTCTACTCCGTCATCTCCGATACAAACTTCGACGGTCACTCCTTTCTCAAGCGCTAAACCGGCGCCTCTAGCACCTGACCTTAAAGGGTCGCCTTCCACGATGTGTGCTTCGAATAGCGCTGAGAGCCCTGCAGGGCTCCAAGCCTTAGCGCACTTCAGTTACTGTCACCCCAAGTGAAGCCGACTCTCTTCAAGACGCTTACGAGAGGGGGTGCGAGTAGCGCGATGAACGGTATTTCCGTGAGGTACGTCCAGAGGAACCAGACTAGAGCAGCCCAGGCTGGCAGGGCTTTCTGGCCTGTTGGCAGAGTAAGGTACTGGCTGAAGAGCCATACTCCTACGCCGATTATCACTGACCCGAGCATAAGCCCGGTCGAGCCGGCGAAAACCACTCTGAAGGCCTCGCCCCTGAGTAACAGTGCGAAGGAGAGGGTTAAGCCGAGCGTGGCGATAATGGCGATTACCGCAGCGTAGAAGAAGTTCCAGTCAACCATGTTGTACTGCAAGGAGAGAGCTAGGAGTAGAGTTGCCAGCAGAATTTCGGCCGAGACAAGGGCTATGGCGATGCGTGTGCTCTTGACGCGCCTGTAAGTCAAGCCGACAGCGTAGAAGCCTAGGAAGTTTGCTGGGACGCCTACACTGAGGCTTAGCAGGGCGTTGCCGTGTATTAGCATGTCGCTGATGAATATGCCTATAGCCGCGCCGAGCCCGCCGATCAGCGGTGAGAAAGCTATGGCGAATACTGCCGGTATGAAGACGCTAGGCCAGAACCTCACAGTCCCTACTACCGGGGCGAAGACCCCCAGGAAGGTCAAGTACCCCAGTACAGCGTAGAGCGTTGCATTTATAACTACAAGGGACAGCACGAGGGATTTAGGCTTGCTCCCCACACGGCGGGAAAGCCGGCTATGTTTAAGAAAGTTAAGTTTAACAGGCTAAACAGACACTATTCCATGCCATGGTGCCGGCGAAATTGTACAGGGTTTCACGGCTCTTGCTGCTCGCAGGACCATTAGCTTTCGCCGTATTCTCGGCAGGTGTATTGCTGTCGTCACAGCTAAACCCCTGGTGGAGCCTCTACAAGGACGCATTCAGCGACCTAGGAGGCCCTAAGGCTCGTGCCCCGTGGATCTTCAACTCAGCGTTGATCGTAGCAGGCGTGCTCTTCTGCATGTTCTCAATCGGACTGCTAGGCCTGTCAAAGTCCAGAGTCGTGTCGTTTGCATCGGGGCTTCTATTCATGGCTGGAGTCTTCCTAGCTCTTATAGGAGTCTACCCGAGCGGAACTAGGCCTCACGTGTTCGTCTCGTCGTGGTTCTACGTTCAGAGTTTCATGGGCATGGCTGTGCTTGGTGTTGGCTTGCTACTCGAAAAGAAGCTTGTTCACGGCATAGCCCTCCTACTCCTCGGGGTGCTCCCCATGCCGCTCGCACTGCTAGTAGAAGCCACTATCGGCTGGCCGAGCATCGCGATACTCGAGCTTGCAGGTGCCTTTTTCATCCTTGCAGGAGCACTACTTTTACTTAGTAATACCTTGTAAAAAAGGTAATATATATATACAGCATGTTGTATATTTTAACTGTGAACTCGAGAAATTTTAGAAAGTATAACATTGGTAGGGTTGTTGTTGCCGAGAAGGGGAAACCGTACTTTTTCGAAATAACTCTTCTCCCGGAGTCGATAGACACTCCGGAGGTTCTCTACCAGATACTCGGAGTCTTCAAGTCTTATGGTTTAAACATCCTCGCGTTGAAGGTCTCTGCCCCGGTAAAAGGTGAGGAAATAAGAGTCCTCTTGTCGGCAGACCTTGCTGGCTCCGAGCACCTCGTAAAAGTAATTCACAGGGACTTGATGTCGTTGAAGCACGTAGTAGAGGTCAGGTATGCTCCGCCGCTCTTCGACGGGGTTGCCCTCGACGTCTGGAGTCACCCTCTCTTTTTCTGGGGGAGAAGGGTCGTGGTTATAAGCGAGGACGTCTTTAGAACCCTCATTGTAGCGGGGTTCGAGAAGCTAGGCAACGGGTTTGGGGGTATCCTCTTCTACGTGTTCTACCAGGGTGGGTGGGCGGTCTTCGAGAACTGGGTCAGTAAGCTCGCGTCTAGAGTCGAGAACCAAGTAGCGCTGTTCACCGAGCTGTTCAGGTTGAATGGTTTCGGCGTCCTGGAGTTTAGGGGCTTCTCCGGCAATAAGGCCGTGTTCCGCGTGTACGACGGCCTGGAGGCTAAAGTCCTAGAGGGTAGCAGTGTCGAGGCGGAACTCGCTACGAGGGGCCTCCTCGCCGGTTTCATGGCTGGCGTGTGGAAGGCGCCCTACGGTGCCGTGGCTGTAACGGAGACCAAGTGCGTTAGACGCGGCGACCCGTACTGCGAGATCCACGTTGAGAGGAGGCTCTAGCGTCCCCCGCGTAGGACTTCGAGGATTTTTGGAAGCATTTCCCACCCGTGCTGGAATACGCCGAGGCTACCCTTCGAGCACTCCTTCTCAGTGAACCTTTCAACGCCGTCGTGGTGCAGGTTTGGCGAGTAGAGTATGAGTGGCACTGGGTCGTCTGTGTGCGACTTCCTGGTGTAGGGTGTGGCGTGGTCTGCAGTCACGATGACTGCTATGTCTTCGCCTTCTATGAGGTCCAGCAGGGGGGACACGTAGTAGGCGTCTATCGCCTCTACGCTCTCGACCTTGGCCTTGAGGTCTCCGTCGTGGCCTGGCTCGTCTGGCCCCTTCAAGTGCACGTATACTGCGTCGCTCTTCTCGAGGAGTTTTTTCGTGGCCTCAAGCCTCACTCTGTAGTCCGACTTCTTGTCCCCCGTCGGCGGCGGCACAGCCTCGACGTCCATTTTGAGCACGCGCGCTATCCCGATCTCTACGGGCATTTCCGCGACAGCCCCGAAGCTCAAGCCGAACTTCTCGCTTATCGGCTGTAGCCTCGGGAGCCTGCCGCCCGAGTCCCGAAGTAGGATAGCGTTAGCTGGTAGCTTGCCTTCCTTTGACCTCTTGACGTTTACGGAGTGGTCGCGGAGGACGGATATCGACAGCTCGGTAAACGCGTTTACGAGCTCCGCTGTCCTCCTGGCCTCTTCCGTGTCCTCTAGGGGCCTTGCCCGCGCAACAAATGGCTCGAATGTGGGCTTTGCGACCGAGACGTAGCCCTGCTTGGAGTACGCTGGATCTGTGTTCTCGACCGCGTCGCTCAGCCTGAAATCCCTGCTCCCGATTACTACGACTGCCCTGTGGCCCACCGTGGCAACTACCCTGGCGTAAGCGTTGTACACCCCCAGCTCGGCCCCGTCAAGGGCTCTTGCCAGCTCGCGCGCCTCCTCGCTCGTGAGGTTGCGCCCACACCTCCTGTCGACGATCCTCCTGGTGTCGGGGTCTATGGTAGCGAAGTTTGCCCTGAACGCTACTTCGTAGCCCTCTCTTATGCTCAGCCCAGCCCCTACAGCCTCGAGGGGGCCGCGGCCCGTATACTCCTCGTGGGGGTTGTAGCCCAGTATGGAGATTACAGCGGCATCGCTCTCCGGGGCTACGCCTTTTCCAATGGTATACATCAGCCCTGCTTTAGACCTCTTGGCGAGCTCGTCGAGTGCCGGGTGGCTCGACAGCTCGAGAGACGTTGGGCCGTCGCCCGGCCTGTCGGCTACCCCGTCGAGGACTAGGTAGACGAGCTTCACGTGCTATACCTCGGTCAGCAAGATTATATTGTGTGCGTGTTAAATGGCCTTAGTACACTACCTGCGCTCCGTCGACTCTATGTACTTGAGCCACCCTTCAAGCACTTTAGGGTCTACCTCCTCCCTCACGCCAGCTCTCCCGATAAACACGCGGTCTATGTCTACGTTCTCGCCCACAACTCGCCCCGACACGACTATCTCGGTGTTCTCTCCGAGGAGCTCCTCTAAAACTACAGAGGAGAATGTTATCGTCACCCTATCCCCGCTCTCCTCGACCGAATAGAGCCCGCTGTGCCTCGTAAACGAAAAGAGCTTCTCCTTGTTTATGAGCATTTAATCCCGGAACCCTTATATCTGAAGCGGTATTTTAAGGATTCCGTGATATAGAGTGGCGCTCCCGAAGATAGACCTCGAACTAGCCCGGCAATCAATAGTGAGTGGTCTCAGGAAGTACGTTTTCGAGATCGCTGGTAAGCGTGGCGGCGTAGTGGGGGTGAGTGGGGGCGTTGACAGCGCGGTTGTTGCCGTGCTAGCTTCCCAGGCTCTCGGCCCGGAAAACGTCCGCGTGATAGTAATGCCCAGTGCATCAACGCCAAAGAGCGACATAGAAGACGCATTCCTCGTAGCAAAGAGAGCTGGCGTTCCTGAGAAGAACGTCGAGCTTATCGACATCGAGCCAATTCTAGGCAGCTTTGACAGGGCTCTCGGGGGGATGACGAACGTTGAGAGAGGCAACCTCGCAGCGCGCGTCAGGATGGCTGTCCTCCACCAACGCGCCTACAGGTACGGTAGCCTCGTGGTAGGCACGGGGGACAGGAGCGAGATCCTCATAGGCTACTTCACAAAGTACGGTGACGGCGGCGTAGACGTCCTGCCTATCGGCGGGCTCTACAAGACATACGTCAGGCAACTGGCACTCCACCTGGGCCTGCCGGAGAGGATAGCCCTGAAGCCAAGCAGCCCACGCCTATGGCCCGGACACGAGGCCGAGAAGGAGTTGGGGATTAGCTACGAGGTTATTGACGAGGTTCTTTACTGGCTGTTCGACGTGGGCTTGGAGCCTGGAGAAGTCAGCAAGGTTGCCGGGATTGAACGGAGTATCGTCGATAAGATCGTCGAGATGCACAGGAAAAGCACTCACAAGCGTGAACCTCCTCCCATTATAAGGCCAGCTATCCGTTATCTCTGAGTTGCTCGTCGATAAGCCGGGTCATATCCTTGAATAACGCGATAAGTAGTGGTGCTAGGAGTATCCTCAGCGCCAGGCTAGCTATAAAAGGTATTTGGGGGCCAAGGGCGCTGTACATCCAGCCGCCAATCATCGCACCAGCGCTCCAGGCGATAGCCGGGGGTATTCCTAGGAGCGCGAAAACCCTGCCCCTGTACTCCTTAGGCACTAAGTCTGCGCGGAGCGAGTCGTGGGCCAGTCCGTAGAGGGGGCCTCCTATAGACCCTATGACCGCTGAGAGGAGCAGGAGGGGGAGTGTGGCGCGAGTTTTCGGCGGCGTGAGGACGAATATGAGTAGGTTTAGCGTCCCCAGGATGTACCCCCATGTTAGCGCAAGGCCCCTCCCGTACTTATCGACTACAAATCCTGCGGGTAGGGTGAAGAGCAGGCCCGTCAGCCCCCCGACAGTTGCTAAAACTCCGAGGGCTGTTTTATCGACTCCGAGGTAGTAGAACATGTAGTAGTTGTCGAGGAACGTCATCGCTCCTACGAGGTTGAGGAGGACGTCGACGACGAGCATGCTTGCTATGCTGCTCTTTATGAGCTTCAACGCCTCGCGGTAAGCCTCTAGGAAGCCCTCAGCATTGTTGGAGGGGAGGGTCTCCTCCAGGTACTTGAGCCTAGCCACTGCAATCGCGAAGCCGACTAGCCCGCTGAGTATGAAGCCTAGCCTAACTCCGTCGACCAGACCCAGAGCATTCACGACTGCAGCGCCGCCGAGTGGAGCAAGCGAGGACGTTAGACCACTGAGGAACTGGATGAAAGCATATATCCTCCCCCTGGCGTCTAGAGCGACAGAGTCTGCCCGTATGCTCTCAAGTGCGGGCTGGTAGAAGAGCGAGAAACTGTTTACGCTTGAGATGACTGCGTACAGCCTCCAGTCCGAGACCAGAGCCATGAGTAAGTAGGTCGCTGAGACCAGCATGGTGCCCACCCATATGATCTTCTTCCGGCCGTGCCTGTCGGTGAAGTAGCCCCCTACTACGCGTGATAGAGCGTTGCCGTACTGCTGCAGAGACTGTACCAGCGAGAGGTCTTCTGGCATAGCTCCAAGCCTGCTGAGGTATAACTGTATGTACGGCCCCGTCATCGCCTGGACAGGTGACCAGAAGAGCCACCCAGTCGCGAGAACCCAGATGTTCCTCGGGATCCTCCTTAGCGAGTTCGAGATCGAGGATAGCCTGCACGCCATGGGTGCTCTCAAGAGCTGGGTAAGTAGTACTCTGCACTTAAACTTTATTTACTCTGGACAGATAGAAATGAGCTGGATGCGTTACTCTAGGGAGGCTCTATTGCTACTGGCGACCGCACTACTAACGGCTTACTTCCTACTGTTCTTTACCGGGTACTCTGAGGCCCCCCACGCTATCTTGGCTGACGCTAGGAACCGTGTTCTGGAATCACGTGGGTGGAGGTTCAGGGAGGGAGTTAACTGCTCCGACGGCTCTGCCCTCGTCGCTGGAAATGTCAGCCTCAAAGAACACAAGCTCTTGACAAGTGTCACGATCATGCCGAGGCACGGTACTCCGCAGGCCTACCTCTTCTACGCCAATAGGAGCGCGTCGTTCGTGAACATGGAGGGCGCCTGGGTTAGTCGCGGAGGGGGTTGGAGAGTTGAGGACACCATCCTCGTCAGGCTAATCGACCTAGCTCTGTCCGCGGAGGAGAAAGTCCTGAGTAAGAGCGGCACCGAGGCTAGAGTACTGTTTAGCGGGACTTGTAACCCTCTCTGTCTAAACGTGTTCAACGACGTGTCTGGCCTGGCCGGCTCTAGAGCCGGAGCTCCTAGCCACTATTCGGGGATAATTCTCCTGATGGACAGAGTCCCTTCAAGAATAATCCTAGTCTTTAAGGGTGCAGAAGGCTCCTGTAGCGTCGAGTACGCTGTTTTCAACTTCAACGAGGACGTACAAGTGGCTCCCCCAGGGATCTGACAATATTTTTATCTAATTTGTGGTGATAGATAGATAAATGCTATGAGAGAAGCATTCAGATTAGCCGCCGACTTCTTCAAGATTAAACAGAGCCTCCTGCTACTGTGGACGGGGGTTTTCGCGTTCCTCGTAGGCGCCAACATGAGGGTAGATGCAGTTGCTTTTGCTTTCACCGTGCTCTCGATATTCCTCACCGTCATCGGGACGACCGGCTTTAACATGGTTCTCGACGCCGACATAGACTCTAAGATGTTCAGGACAAGGAACAGGCCCATACCTTCCGGTAGGCTCGACAAGAAGAGGGGGAGCCTGCTCAGCTTAGCAGTGCTCGTCCCCGGCCTCTTACTGGCTCTCATGGTCAACGCCTGGGTCTTCGTAGCGGGCGTTCTAGGGTTTCTCATAGACATCCTACTCTACACCTACCTGTTGAAGCGCCGGAGCCCCTTCAGCACAGTATTCGGGGGGTTTGCCGGCGGGATGCCCGCGCTCGGGGGCTGGGCCGGTGCGACTGGCTCACCGGGCATCCCGGGAATTCTACTCCTGCTGCTCGTTGCAATCTGGAGCAATGTGCACATATGGACGCTAGCCACGTACTATGTCGAAGACTACAAGAGGGCTGGAGTGCCGATGTTACCCGTGGTGAAGGGGGAGAGAGCTGGAGTCCTAGGCTCGCTCGTAGCACTTCTCTTAGTGGCCGCAGTGACGACGGGCATTTGGGCCGTGGGTGTGCTCTCGCTAGTCGGCCTCGTGGTGTCGCTAGCAGTACTAGCCCTACCTGTATCTTACCTGGTGAAGGCTCTCCGTAGCGGCGAGTACGGCAAGTGGTCTTACAAGGCTTTCAAGACTGTTAACATGTTCATGGGCGCTGTTTTCCTGCTTATGGTTTTAAAGTAAATACGATATTTAAAAATAAAAAGGGATTTAGACGTGTAGTATTCCCCCGAGGATTATGCCTGCTACCATGAGAAGGCCGAAGTTCTGTACGAGTTGTGCTGTCATGGGATCAGCTACTGGTGGTATTTCCCGCTTGAAGGTATTCACGAGCTTGACCGCCTGGGGTAGGGTCAAGAATGACAGTAGCGAGAGTAGGGGTATAACACGAGTCAGAGCTAGGATCGCTAGAACCACGTAAGCAGTGTAGACCTCGAAGTACTCGAAGAACTTGAGGCCCCTGTCCCTCCCGAGAACAACCTCGAGCGTTATTGCACCCCTGCTCTTATCGAACTCAATGTCCCTCAAGTTATTGGCAGTGAGCACGGCCGCAACGAGAAGCCCCACCGGCACGCTCGCCAGGATAGGCCTGTAGTCAAGGTAGCCCGTCTGCACGTAGAATGTTCCAAGCCACATTAAGGGACCCCAGCTGAGGAAGACTGCTAGTTCGCCGAGAGACTTGTACTTGAACCCCGGTGGTCCCGAGTAGCCTATGAGGAAAAGCACTCCAGAGAGAGCCAGCAAGACTACTACTAGCGTCCTGTACACCGCGAGTATAAAGGCTACGAGTAGGCCCCCGGCGAGCAATGATAGGCCGAAGTTTCTCAGGCCCTGGGGGGTTGTGAAGCCCGTTATGAGGGGGTGTGGCCTGTACATCGTCGTAGGTGCTCCAGGGATGTCTACTCCCCGCAGGGTGTCGTAGTAGTCATTCAATACATTCGCAGAGGCGTGCAGCAGGATGACTCCTATAAGCGTCGCGACATAGAACGGGAAATTGACCGTCTGCGTCAGGAAGTAAGTGTAGGCCGTGGCGGCAGTTATAGAGATTACTGTGAGCACGAATGACCAGGGCCTAGTGGCCATGAACCAGTCTTTCAGCCGCGGCATGTGGATCAGGAGGAAATGTCGCTGTTCCTTAAAGCTTTTTTCTTGTAATACTAGAATACCTTTGTGTATTATTTGCATAATGTATAAATACCTCCTGGGGTAATAGCTAGCGATCCAAATGCATATACCTGACGGGTACCTCGACCCAGTAACGTGTGCTGTGACCTATGCAGTTTCCCTGGCTTTCGGCTTCGTCGCCGTGAAGAAGGCTCGCGCGGCCCCTGAGGAGACAAAGACCCTCTTGCCGGTCATGGCTGCAGCGGTATTCGTGGCGCAGATGCTGAACTGGCCTATCCCGGGCGGCACTTCCCTGCATCTGGTGGGAGGAGCTCTTACCGCTATACTAATGGGGCCCTGGCTCGGCTACCTAACCCTTACACTCGTCCTGGTTGTTCAGGCGCTAGTATTCCACGACGGGGGTATAACAACGCTCGGCGCGAACGTACTGAACATGGCGATTGTAGCCGTCCTCGCCGGCTACGCTGTCTACAGGGCCTTCCCCGACAAGTATAGAACTCTCGCGAACTTCCTCGCAGGCTGGCTAAGCATTACTCTAGCCGGGTTAGTGGCCGGAGTCGAGCTGGGCCTGTCGTCAGCTTTCCTCTACGGGCTCAGCGTTACAGTGCCAGTGATGGGCGGCTGGCACGCCCTGCTTGGGGTGGTCGAGGGGGCTATAACGGCAGGCGTCTACTCGTACCTCAAGTCCAGGCACCCGGAGCTAGTGAAGGGGTGAAAGCATGAGCTTCAGGGAGTACTTCTCGAAGCACAGGAGGGCCTTCACCCTAATCACCGTGCTCATCGCCGTAAGCCCCGTCTTCGGGGTGATACTCACGGGCATCGTAGGCTATCACGAACCCCTAGACTTGGCAGCTGAGGCGCTGGGGCTCAAAGAGACAACTGAGGAAAATAACTGGACACCGCTCATCGACTACACTGTCCCGGGACTGCCGGACTGGCTCGGCTACATCGTTAGCGGGGTTATAGGCTCTGTAGTCGTGCTCCTGCTCGCATTCCTCGTACTGAAGCTCCTAAGGTAGGAGCGTGTCCTTAAAAGGACATTTTTCTCTGACTTCCTCCTTCCTATCCGCGATAGCTGGAGCCCTCGACAATCTATCAGCCCGCGGGCACCCTGGCTTGAACAGCACGCTGGCTCTCCTCTCTGCTCTAGCAGTAACTGTGGCTTCCTCTTTCAGTACGCGGCTCCAAGCCCTCCTGCTCGTCGTGGCTGCTTCAGGCCTGGCGGCGCTCGTAGCGAGGAAGTTCAGTGAGTGGCTACTCGTGACACTGACGGCCCTCT contains these protein-coding regions:
- a CDS encoding energy-coupling factor ABC transporter permease; translation: MHIPDGYLDPVTCAVTYAVSLAFGFVAVKKARAAPEETKTLLPVMAAAVFVAQMLNWPIPGGTSLHLVGGALTAILMGPWLGYLTLTLVLVVQALVFHDGGITTLGANVLNMAIVAVLAGYAVYRAFPDKYRTLANFLAGWLSITLAGLVAGVELGLSSAFLYGLSVTVPVMGGWHALLGVVEGAITAGVYSYLKSRHPELVKG
- a CDS encoding NAD+ synthase, coding for MALPKIDLELARQSIVSGLRKYVFEIAGKRGGVVGVSGGVDSAVVAVLASQALGPENVRVIVMPSASTPKSDIEDAFLVAKRAGVPEKNVELIDIEPILGSFDRALGGMTNVERGNLAARVRMAVLHQRAYRYGSLVVGTGDRSEILIGYFTKYGDGGVDVLPIGGLYKTYVRQLALHLGLPERIALKPSSPRLWPGHEAEKELGISYEVIDEVLYWLFDVGLEPGEVSKVAGIERSIVDKIVEMHRKSTHKREPPPIIRPAIRYL
- a CDS encoding alkaline phosphatase family protein, with translation MKLVYLVLDGVADRPGDGPTSLELSSHPALDELAKRSKAGLMYTIGKGVAPESDAAVISILGYNPHEEYTGRGPLEAVGAGLSIREGYEVAFRANFATIDPDTRRIVDRRCGRNLTSEEARELARALDGAELGVYNAYARVVATVGHRAVVVIGSRDFRLSDAVENTDPAYSKQGYVSVAKPTFEPFVARARPLEDTEEARRTAELVNAFTELSISVLRDHSVNVKRSKEGKLPANAILLRDSGGRLPRLQPISEKFGLSFGAVAEMPVEIGIARVLKMDVEAVPPPTGDKKSDYRVRLEATKKLLEKSDAVYVHLKGPDEPGHDGDLKAKVESVEAIDAYYVSPLLDLIEGEDIAVIVTADHATPYTRKSHTDDPVPLILYSPNLHHDGVERFTEKECSKGSLGVFQHGWEMLPKILEVLRGGR
- a CDS encoding DUF998 domain-containing protein yields the protein MVPAKLYRVSRLLLLAGPLAFAVFSAGVLLSSQLNPWWSLYKDAFSDLGGPKARAPWIFNSALIVAGVLFCMFSIGLLGLSKSRVVSFASGLLFMAGVFLALIGVYPSGTRPHVFVSSWFYVQSFMGMAVLGVGLLLEKKLVHGIALLLLGVLPMPLALLVEATIGWPSIAILELAGAFFILAGALLLLSNTL
- a CDS encoding UbiA family prenyltransferase, with protein sequence MPRLKDWFMATRPWSFVLTVISITAATAYTYFLTQTVNFPFYVATLIGVILLHASANVLNDYYDTLRGVDIPGAPTTMYRPHPLITGFTTPQGLRNFGLSLLAGGLLVAFILAVYRTLVVVLLALSGVLFLIGYSGPPGFKYKSLGELAVFLSWGPLMWLGTFYVQTGYLDYRPILASVPVGLLVAAVLTANNLRDIEFDKSRGAITLEVVLGRDRGLKFFEYFEVYTAYVVLAILALTRVIPLLSLLSFLTLPQAVKLVNTFKREIPPVADPMTAQLVQNFGLLMVAGIILGGILHV
- a CDS encoding MFS transporter, which codes for MTGPYIQLYLSRLGAMPEDLSLVQSLQQYGNALSRVVGGYFTDRHGRKKIIWVGTMLVSATYLLMALVSDWRLYAVISSVNSFSLFYQPALESIRADSVALDARGRIYAFIQFLSGLTSSLAPLGGAAVVNALGLVDGVRLGFILSGLVGFAIAVARLKYLEETLPSNNAEGFLEAYREALKLIKSSIASMLVVDVLLNLVGAMTFLDNYYMFYYLGVDKTALGVLATVGGLTGLLFTLPAGFVVDKYGRGLALTWGYILGTLNLLIFVLTPPKTRATLPLLLLSAVIGSIGGPLYGLAHDSLRADLVPKEYRGRVFALLGIPPAIAWSAGAMIGGWMYSALGPQIPFIASLALRILLAPLLIALFKDMTRLIDEQLRDNG
- a CDS encoding type IV pilus modification PilV family protein; the encoded protein is MSFREYFSKHRRAFTLITVLIAVSPVFGVILTGIVGYHEPLDLAAEALGLKETTEENNWTPLIDYTVPGLPDWLGYIVSGVIGSVVVLLLAFLVLKLLR
- a CDS encoding protoheme IX farnesyltransferase → MREAFRLAADFFKIKQSLLLLWTGVFAFLVGANMRVDAVAFAFTVLSIFLTVIGTTGFNMVLDADIDSKMFRTRNRPIPSGRLDKKRGSLLSLAVLVPGLLLALMVNAWVFVAGVLGFLIDILLYTYLLKRRSPFSTVFGGFAGGMPALGGWAGATGSPGIPGILLLLLVAIWSNVHIWTLATYYVEDYKRAGVPMLPVVKGERAGVLGSLVALLLVAAVTTGIWAVGVLSLVGLVVSLAVLALPVSYLVKALRSGEYGKWSYKAFKTVNMFMGAVFLLMVLK